The genomic segment ACCACGATGTTCACCACCTCGGTGTGTACGGGCGCACTGTTGCTGGCTGCCGCCGGATTGCTGGACGGGCTCAGCGCCACCACCCATTGGCGCGCAGCCGATCTGCTCAACGAGCTGGGTGCACGCTACGTGCCCGACCGGGTCGTCGAGCATCTACCGCAACGCATCATCACGGCCGCGGGGGTGTCCAGCGGCATCGATATGGCGTTGCGGTTGGCCGAGCTGCTCGTTGACCGAGAGGCGGCGCAGGCCGCGCAGCTGATGATCGAATACGACCCACAGCCGCCGTTCGACTCCGGCTCGCTGGCCAAGGCCGACGAGGCCACCAAGGCCCGGGCCGAGGAATATGGGCGAGCCCGGCAATAGCGGGGTAACGGGAAAGACATAAGGCGTAGCGGCGGCCGGGCCGGTGCGACGGCGCCGCTGTTTCCTGCGGTCGCTGCCCGGATTTTTGGGGGCCGGCCGGTCGTCCGGTACCCTGGGGCGGTTGCCGACGCAGGCGACTCTCCTGCCACGGATCGACCGTGGCCGCTAAGACCAGAGGAGGTGGTGAGGTTTCCATGCGTCCATACGAAATCATGGTCATTCTTGACCCCACACTTGACGAGCGCACTGTTGCTCCGTCCCTGGAGACGTTCCTGAACGTCGTCCGTAAAGACGGTGGATCCGTCGACAAGGTGGACATCTGGGGTAAGCGCCGGCTTGCCTACGAGATCGCCAAGCACGCCGAGGGCATCTACGTCGTCGTCGACCTGAAGGCGGAGCCGGCGACGGTGTCCGAGCTCGACCGTCAGCTCAGCCTCAACGAGTCGGTGTTGCGCACCAAGGTGATGCGCACCGACAAGCACTGAGACCGTTAGCGCGCATGCTGCCCGTCGTCGGCGGGTGTGCGTAGGCTCAGCGAGAACACGCTCATGACCGTCAACCGTCCCCAGGCGAGAGCCGGGACGGATCCAGGAGGACCCAGTGGCTGGTGACACGATCATCACCGTTGTCGGAAACCTGACTGCCGACCCTGAACTGCGGTTCACGCCGTCAGGGGCTGCCGTCGCGAACTTCACCGTGGCGTCGACACCGCGGACGTTCGACCGCCAGAGCGGGGAGTGGAAGGACGGCGAGGCGCTGTTCCTGCGATGCAACATCTGGCGCGAAGCTGCCGAGAACGTCGCGGAAAGCCTCACCCGTGGCTCACGGGTGATCGTCACCGGTCGGCTCAAGCAGCGTTCGTTCGAGACCCGCGAAGGTGAGAAGCGCACCGTCGTCGAGGTCGAGGTCGACGAAATCGGGCCCTCGCTGCGGTATGCCACCGCCAAGGTCAACAAGGCCAGCCGCAGTGGCGGCGGAGGCGGCGGTTTCGGTAGCGGCGGTGGATCCCGCCAATCGGCCCCCGCCCAGGCGGGCGGCGGTGCACCGGCGGACGACCCGTGGGGCAGTGCCCCGGCATCGGGTTCCTTCGCCGGCGGCGACGAAGAACCCCCGTTCTGACGTCAAACACCGGCAAACCACACAAGACCAGTAGCAAACGGAAAGTAAAAACACATGCCCAAGTCCACGAAACGGCGCCCGGCTCCCGAAAAGCCGATCAAGACGCGTAAGTGCGTCTTTTGCTCGAAGAAGGGGCAATCGATCGACTACAAGGACACGACACTGCTGCGCACCTACATCAGTGAGCGCGGCAAAATCCGGGCCCGCCGGGTCACCGGTAACTGCGTGCAGCACCAGCGCGACATTGCCATCGCGGTGAAGAACGCCCGCGAGGTGGCTCTGCTGCCCTTCACTTCGTCGGCGCGATAGCCGCCGACGTCCAACCGAAAGTACGAAAACGATGAAGCTGATTCTGACGGCCGACGTCGACCATCTCGGCACCGTTGGCGAGACTGTCGAGGTCAAGGACGGATACGGTCGTAACTTCCTGCTCCCGCGTGGCCTGGCGATCGTCGCCTCGCGCGGGGCGCAGAAGCAGGCCGACGACATCCGCCGGGCCCGTGAGACCAAGGCCGTGCGCGATCTCGGCCACGCCAACGAGATCAAGACGGCGATCGAGGCGCTCGGCCCGGTCTCGCTGCCGGTGAAGACGGCCGCCGATTCGGGCAAGCTGTTCGGCTCGGTGACGGCCGCGGATGTCGCCGCAGCAATCAAGAAGGCCGGCGGCCCGAATCTCGACAAGCGCATTATTCGGTTGCCCAAGTCGCATATCAAGGCGGTCGGCACCCATTCGGTGGCGGTGCATCTGCACCCCGAGATCAATGTCGACGTTGCGCTCAACGTCGTCGCGGATAGCTAACTCGCCACCGCTCGTTCATATCCGGCGGCTGTCGTTAATCGGCGGCCGCCGGATTTTGTCGTGTCAGCGGAACGCCTCCAGGCGCCCCTGTGGATGGTCGTGCTGGCGAACTATTTGGGTGACGTCGCCTAGTGGACCCCTTAACCCCCTCGTAACGCGGCGAAAATACGGCCGAAAGCCAACACGCCCGGCGCAGTAACCTGCGGCGACACGCCGAAGAGATTCTTCTCCACACGAATTAACCGCCTCTGTACGACCCTTATCTGCAGGGATGTCGCTGCGCCGCGATTTGTTCCACAGGTTCTCCACACCCCACTCAACACAGGTGTCGATGGATATGCACACACGATGCACAGCCTTATGAACAACGGCCCTTTCACCGGCGGGCCAGCAACGTTTACGGTCTTCCCGGCGCAAGGCTTTGCGGGCGCATGGAACCGGACTGGGAGTGCCCTGATCGACGTTGTTGAGTGTCGCCTATCGAATGTATGTTCGTATCATGGTTACCTGAGGGAGGTGTGAGTCCGTGGCTGTCGTAGATGACCTGGCGCCCGGGATGGGCTCGCCGCCGCCCAGCGAGGAGTTCAGCCGGCAACCGCCGCAGGATCTGGCCGCCGAGCAGTCGGTGTTGGGCGGGATGCTGCTGAGCAAGGACGCCATCGCCGATGTGCTCGAGCGGGTGCGGCCCGGCGACTTCTATCGTCCCGCACACCAGAACGTCTACGACGCGATCCTGGACTTGTACGGGCGCGGCGAGCCCGCCGACGCCGTGACCGTGGCCGCCGAACTGGACCGCCGCGGAATGCTGCGCAGGATCGGCGGAGCGCCCTATCTGCACACCCTGATATCGACGGTGCCGACCGCCGCCAACGCCGGGTACTACGCCGACATCGTGGCCGAGAAGGCGCTGCTGCGCCGGCTTGTGGAGGCCGGAACGCGGGTCGTGCAGTACGGCTACGCCGGTGCCGAGGGCGCCGATGTCGCCGAGGTGGTGGACCGGGCCCAGGCGGAGATCTATGACGTTGCCGAGCGGCGAACCTCGGAGGATTTCGTTCCGCTCGAGGATCTGCTGCAGCCGACGATGGACGAGATCGACGCCATCGCCTCGAACGGTGGGGTAGCGCGCGGCGTGCCGACCGGTTTCACCGAACTCGACGAGGTGACCAACGGTCTGCACGCCGGGCAGATGATCATCGTGGCGGCTCGTCCTGGGGTGGGTAAAAGCACGCTGGGTCTGGATTTTTTGCGGTCGTGTTCGATCAAGCATCGAATGGCCAGCGTCATCTTCTCGCTGGAAATGAGTAAGTCCGAGATCGTGATGCGGCTGTTGTCGGCGGAAGCGAAAATCAAGCTCGCCGACATGCGTTCGGGGCGGATGAACGACGACGACTGGACGCGGCTGGCGCGGCGGATGAGCGAAATCAGTGAGGCGCCACTGTATATCGACGACTCCCCGAACCTGACCATGATGGAGATCCGGGCCAAGGCGCGCCGGCTCAAGCAGAAGGCCGACCTGCGTCTGGTCGTCGTCGACTATCTGCAGCTGATGTCGTCGGGCAAGAAGGTCGAGTCGCGGCAGCTCGAGGTTTCCGAATTCTCAAGGCATCTCAAGCTGCTGGCTAAGGAGCTCGAGGTTCCCGTCGTCGCGATCAGTCAGCTGAACCGCGGTCCCGAGCAGCGCACCGACAAGAAGCCGATGCTGTCGGACCTTCGTGAGTCGGGATCGCTGGAGCAGGATGCCGACATGGTCATCCTGCTGAACCGGCCGGATGCCTTCGAGCGTGACGATCCGCGCGGGGGAGAGGCCGATTTCATTCTGGCCAAGCACCGCAACGGGCCGACGAAGACGGTCACCGTCGCCCACCAGCTGCACCTGTCGCGCTTCGCCAACATGGCCCGGTAGGAGTCGCTCCGCTGCAGCCGCCCAGCGCCCGCGCGGCCCTGCATCTCCGGTGGATTCAGGCCGTGTGGGGTTGATCCCGTGTGGCGCAGACTTGGGTTGTCATCGGGCGGCGACGAGGCGCCGAGGTGTTTCGGTCCTATTTTGAAGGGGGCCGTGTCCCAGGGGTGGGGGGAGTTTTAGGTGCTCGACGTCCGGGGGCGGCCGCTGCCGGCAATTCCAGCGAACGCCTTAAGTATTGGGTGAGTTCGAGTGCCACATCGTCAGCGGGCCTGTCGAATTCGCTATTGACCCAGTCGGTTAACCAAACTTGCAGTGCTGACACCACGAGGCCCGCTAACAGCGATGGCCGCATGGGGGGAACTCCTTCGGATTCGACTGCGTCGTGCGCCAGCGCGACCATTGTGTCGATGCCGGTACGCCAGGCGTCGCGCTGGTTGCCGCGGCCCCAATTGTGGCCGCCTGTGGCCCAGCTCAATCCTTCGCTGACGTGAATGCGCAAGTAGTTGGGATGTTCGGCGAAGTAGGTGACGAGCGCATGAAGCGATGCGAACAGTCGTTGGACCGGCGAAGTGCAATCAGCTATGGCTTGTTGTCCTGCGGAAATGAATTCTTCGACGCGCTGCTGATTGAGGACGTCCCATATTTCGTCCTTGCCGGCGAAGTGTTTGTACAGCGTCGCCAGGGATACATCGGCGGTGCGCGCGATGTTTGCGACCTTGGTCTTTTCGAACCCGGCCCTGGCGAACTCGTACTCAGCGGCTGAAATGATCTGCATCCGATACATTTGCCGGCGGGTTTCGTGAATGCTGGGGACGTTCACCGGTATCGAGTCACTGTGCCATACCGTCCTTCGGGCCTGGGTACTGACTGCTCGAGCATAATTGACCCGTCAGAGAGTTCCTGTGACCACCGGCGATGGGCCTGACGTGCGTTGCTGAGACTTGCCGTCACGTTCTATTTGTCCCACTTCTGGCCCGCGTGTGTCATCTTGGCACGCCCTTACCAGCCGAACACGATGAGAACGGTGGGCATCAGCGCGGCACCGAATATCGAGATCACGACCGTGCACACGATTGCCAGGACAACGAGACCCCTTGTATGGCGCGGTATCTCGATGAGATACGAGGGTTGAGCGTCGACTTGCGCTTGTGTGAGAGAAGTGTCGGCGGGTCACCTAACCGAGTGGCCAGCCAGTAGGCTGCGGCGATCAGGGCGCTTAGGGTGAGTGGGATCACGACCGCAATAACGAGGGCGTCTCCCCGAAACCCGTTTCCCCCATGACTGGTATCCACTGCTTCTGGGCGGGGACGGCCCGAGTGCCGTCCGTATCCGTGCTGCAACGCCTGAGTGACGTTGATGGTGATGAAGAATGTGAAAAGTGCTGGCCCGGAACGCATAAAGGCGACGATCGCTTCGCGCCTTTTGGGTAGACGCGACTGATCCGGTGTCCGCGCCGTGCCGCGGCTTCGGTGCTGGGCACAGGTATCGGGGTTGGTGTCTGTGGGCGCTGATGCAATACGTCCGGTTGTCACGCGCCCGAACCGGCCGGCGTCACTGATCACGGTCAAACGCTTCTTCGGATGTTCGTTAGGCATGGCGACCACGCGCGTTGTGTTGCGAATTCGCGGGGTGCTTGCTTGGATCGAGTCGGCCTGGTGCTTCTTGGGAGGATTAGCACGCTTGAGCCCCGTCTTGTTGGTGGTTCATCGTTGGTGGGTTCGCAAGGCGATCATGAGGGCGGTTGCTTTGGCCAGTGTTGTTGCGTCGTTGGAGCGGGTCAGCTCGGCGCTGAGGAAGGTCTTGCGTCCTTCGATGACGTCGATTCGGGCGGTGACCTGCAGTGGGGTGTCGGTCAAGACGTAATCGGTGTAGTCGACGTGGAGGTAGGCGGTGCGGCTGATCGGGCGGCCGGCGGCGTCGATGGTGAGGGCGAAGTGCCAGTCGAAAAGTAGCGGTAGCGCGCCACCGAGGACGACGTCATGGGCGCCATGGTAGAAACGGCCGAACTTACCCTGCAGGACAACACCTTTGGCGCTAGTGGTGTGGATGGTGAACGCTGGTATCAGTGGGTTCCCAAAGCCGGGTAGTGCGGCATCGCGACCGGCTGGGGCCTGTGTTTCAGGTGCCCGATTCTGGGTCAGGATTGTCGTGAGTCGGCGCAGTTGAGTTGCCGCCGCTCTCCACACGGCCGCGTCGGGGTTCGCCGACTGCGTGGCGTCTTGTAGTTCCCGCAGGTTCTGGATGTACTCCACGAATTCAGGGCTGGCAGCCTCGGGTCGATACTGTGAGAAGTCAAAGGCGGGTGATGTCATCGTGTCCGTTCGCGGCTATGCGGCGCCAGGGTCCTTTTGATTGGCGGATGTCGCTGACCGTCGGCGCAGCGACACTGAAAGTCCATGTGTCTTGGGCGCTTTCGGCATCGTTGCAACGGCTGTGTGTGGGCCGCCGGGTGTGCCCAGCGCTTGGGTGCATTGGCTGATCTGATCTTCGCCAACGCACCCAAGCCCGGCGTGGCGGTTGCCTAGCCGCGGGTCGAGACGGGAGTGCCAGTGCCGCGGACAGCGCCCGTTCGGGTCGACGCCCGGTCCGCCTCCAGAGCTTTGCGCCCGTAGAGGTAGCCCAGTTGCTTGGCGACGAAGGGAAGGCTGACGATGGGTGCGATCATCCACGGCAGGTTCTCATAGATCAGCACGATCGAGACGTCCCAGAATCCATGGCGTGGGAAGTTGGGAAAGCCGTGGCGCGCCTCGGCGATGAAGTAGATGAAAAACACCGTCAACATGACCGCCATGGTGAAGAAGGTCCACCACAGCGGACGGATGCGTTTGTCGGGGTCGTTGCCGGCTTTCCTCAACTTCGACCACGAGTACAGCAGGATGGCGGCGCCGGTTACGACAGCCAATTCCATCGCCCACAACGCTCCGTCGCTGTTGAGATAGCGCACATCGTTGATGCCGTAGTACCAGATCACCCATCCCCAGCGCTGACCCTGGGTGATGTGCATCTTGCCCATCAGGTCACCGACGAGCCAGATGACCTCCCACCAGAGCTCACTTGCGGCGCCGGCAATGCAAAACCAGAGCATCTGAAACTCATTGGCTTTTTCCAACTTCGTGCGTGCTTCGCCCGGAGTATCGATCCATGACGTGATGAACATGATGAAAACCGGGGTCATAAACAGAAAACAGGCGATCGTGCCGGTCGCGGGCACCATCGGGATCAGCCCCACGCCGACTCCGATGATGCTGCCCACCGCGATAGTTGTCGTAAACGCCGCGCACCATGCGTAAGTCCGGACGCGCCGTTTGGCCCATGGTCGGGCGAAATCGTGTTCAAGGGCGGTTGTCATCACAGCCTCCTGCTGCTGGAGTGAAAAACTTCGTGCGACCCGATAACAGAATCGCCATTCTGGACGCTAGCATCATGATACTGTGGGGCGCAATGGTTGTTCTATTGTGGGGCGGGCGCCGCGCTGAGCAAGGCTGAGTCATGGCGACGAAACCATGAAGGGAGTCCGGCGTTGATGACTTATGGACCGCCGGCGTCAGTCGTGGAGCGGACGCGCAAGTTGTTAGATCCGCAGCGATGTAACGACTTTCGCTTGACCGAGCCGGGCTATATGGATGTTCTTGGTGAGCAGGTACCGCCGGCGCCACGTATCGTGCACCGATTAATGAACAGCGAGTTCTATACCGGCGGCTACGAGCGCGGCCGCGCCGCGCTGCGACGCCTCGTGGGGCTCGTCGCTCCGCAGCGCGCCGACGACCGCACACGAATACTGGCCGGGCTTCAGCTAAGACCGGGCGCCGCGGTGATCGACCTGGGTTGCGGGCCGGGTAATTTCACTGGCCTGTTCGGCAGTGCCGTGGGCGAGAACGGTTTGGCGGTGGGAGTCGACGCGTCACACCACATGTTGCGGCGTGCCACCATCGACAATGCGGGCCCCAACGTGGCGTATCTACGTGCCGACGCCCAGAGACTACCCTTTGCCGACCAAAGCGCCGATGCCATCGCATGCCTTATGGCTCTTTATCTCATCGCGCAACCCTTCAAGGCGCTCGATGAGATTACCCGCGTGCTGCGTCCCAACGGTCGGGTGGTCATCCTCACCAGTCTGGCGCCAGGGGGTACGCGCGGTGATGTGCGCAGCCGGGTGGTGGAAGGTGTTAGCGGCTGTCGGATGTTCGGCCGTGATGAAATCGTTAAAGCTTTGCGTCTGAGAGGTTTCGGCGAAGTTGAGCAACGAACCGGCGGTCTGTCTCAGTTGGTGACCGCTACGCGGCACCTCCTCGGCGGGGGGAAAGACACAAGATGAAGTGACCCCACAGCGCCGCGTTCAGGCCGCGACTCGGTACTGATGCCAGTGACTGCAGTCGCGTTCATTTCTCCCAGCGGTGTGTGCCGCGCGTGGCATGGCGTGGCCGACACCGATGTCCTTGCTGTGCCGCAGGGTCGGCCGGTCGTCGTGATGACGCACGGCGTCGGCGGGACGAGGACACCCCGCTTGGTCCACAGCCAGCACGGCGCCCGATCAGAACTGAGCGCCAAGATCGCGATCTCCTCCACCGCGCCAGTCACGCTGGATGAGAGGTCAGACCCTACGGACCTGAGCTGTGAGTGGCATTCGTCAACACCAATGCTGCTTCGTTGTAAGGGAACAGACGATACAGCCGGGATGGCGGTGTCACGAGGTCAGCGGCCTCGGCCTTACTTACGACCCGCGGGTTGGCCAACGCGATGGCCTTGCCGCGCTTGCGCAGCACTGTCGGCCCGCCGGCCAATACGTTCTTGAGCCAGTCCGTTTCAGGCCCGTAGCCGATGAGAATAGCGAAGCCGTCCCGGGTCTTGAAAACCAAAAGGGGCGTTCTGTAGTGCTTACCGGACTTTCTTCCGACATGCTCGAGGGTCCCTAGGCACGGGAGCCACGGTGTGATTGAGCGAGCCGCCGGATTAGTGACACGACGGTTGAAGTTGGCGACAGCACGAGGGACTCGCATGGAGGTCTTTCCTAACAGCGTGACTCGTGATGGCCCAACTCATGCCGTCGCGGGCACCAAGGCGCTGATGTCCTCGCCTTGAAGGAGTTTCGGCGGACGACATCAGCTGGTGAAGACATGAGTGAATTCCTTTCGGCGAGTGGGTGAATGAACTTGGGGTGTTTCGCCACAGACTCAGTGGTCGTGGATGATCACCCCGCGGATGTTCCGCCCGGCGAGCATGTCGTCGTAGGCCTCATTGATGTCGTCGAGCTTGTATTCGGTGGTGACGGTCTCGTCCAGCAACAGCTTGCCGCTGCGATACAGGCTGATCAGCCGCGGGATGTCGGCCCGCGGGTTGGCCTCGCCGTACAAGCTGCCCAGGAGGCGCTTCTGGAACAGCGTGAACAACGTCAGCGGCAGCGTCGGCGTCACGTCGGACATCGATGCCAAGGCCGTGGCCACCACGGCACCGCCCTTCCGTACCGCATTGAGCGCGTCGTTGATCATCGCGCCTTCGAGCACTCCCGGCGTGAGGATGGCCGAGTCGGCCATGACGCCACGCGTGATCTCGCCGACGAGCTGGGTGGCTTCCTCTAGCGAAGTGGAAAAATGCGTGGCACCGAACTCAAAGGCTTTGTCGCGCTTGCTCGGCTCGATATCGACGACGACGATTTGCTCCGCGCCGGCCAGCCGCGCACCCTGGATGGCGCCGCTGCCGATGCCTCCGCAGCCAACCACAACGACGACATCGCCAGGGCTGACGTTGGCGGTATTGACGGCCGAGCCCCAACCGGTGGTCACGCCGCAGCCGAGAAGGCACGCGCGCGAAAGCGGCACGTCGTCGTCGATCTTGACCACCGAGGCTTCCGACAACACACCCCACTGCGCGAAACTGCCGACGCCGGAAAGGGCTCCGATGCCCCGTCCTCTGGCTCGGCGCCGGAAGGTGCCGTCGGCCTGGACTCCCGCGAGGATCGTCGCGCCGAAATCGCAGAGGTTCTGCCGGCCCGTGGCGCACCAGCGGCAGCGACCGCATGCCGGCAGGAAGGAGGTAACCACGTGGTCTCCCACCGCCATATCGCGGACCCCCGGGCCGACCTCCCGAACGACGCCCGCGCCTTCGTGTCCGCCGATCAACGGAAAACTCACGCCGAACATGTCGCCCGTGCGGATGTGGTGGTCAGAATGGCATAAACCGGTGGCTTCGAACTCGACGAGTAGCTCGCCCTCTTGCGGCGGATCGAGCTCGATCTCTTCGACCGACCACTTCTCGTTCAACCCCCACAGCACGGCTCCCTTGGTCTTCATGGCGACTCCTTCACGACGTGAATGGCCCGTTCGGGGCAATTGGCGATTGCGTTGTGCACCCGGTCTTCCCATTCGGGCGGAATCTTTTCCACGACGACGAACGCGGTCCCTTCGTCGTCGATGTCGAACAGTTCGGGATACGTTGCAAGACAACGGCTGTGGCCCTGACACATGTCCCTGTCGACATGAACTCTCACTGTCCTAGTCCAATCCGGCTGGTTTGGTCCCGATGACTCCGCCTTCTGTCAGCGCCGCTATGGACGCGGCGTCCAGGCCGAGCACGTCGCCGAGGATGACGGCGTTGTGCTGCCCCAGCGTCGGTGCCGTCGACCGGTACCACTTGTCGACGCTGCGGTACTTGAAGGGAATCGCCGGCACGTGATGCGTCCCGGCGATCGGATGGTCGAGGCTTTCGAAGAACCCGCGCGCGGCCAGCTGAGGGTGCATCGATCCGATCCTGGCGTCGGCCAAATCCGCGGCCGGTACCCCGCATCCAACGAGTAGCTCGGCCGCGGTCGAGGAGTCGCGGCTGCCGGCCCATTGCTCGAGGTGTTTGTCGAGCACATCATGTGCCCGGACCCGCCCTTCGTGGGTGTCCAACGATGGGTCGTCAGCCCAATCCGGCTCGCCCAGGGCAGATTTCAGTAGGCGCCACTGTTCATCCGTTGCGACCGAAATCGCCAGCCACCGCTCGGTTCCGGCGCATCGGTAGAGCCCTTGCGGGGCGGCGTCACGGCTGCGATTTCCCAGTCGCGATATCAGGTTGCCGTAGGCGGTGAATTCGACGACCTGCTCGGCGGCCGCGTTGAGCGCCGACTCGACCATGGATACCTCGATGAAGCACCCTCGGCCCGTCTCGTCGCGTTGCCGAAGCCCTGTGAGCATGGCGAACGCGGCGTGCATGCCCGCCAGCGGGTCACACGGACCGCGGGGGATCCGCGGTTGGTCGTACTCGTGGCCGGTCACCCACGCCATTCCCGTCATCTGCTCCATCGTTTGCGCGAAACCCACGTTGTTGCGCCACGGCCCGTCGAGCCCGAACGCTGGCATGCGGACCATGACTATTCGAGGATTCCGCTCGCTGACGGCCTCCCACGTGATCGCGAAGTTATCGAAGACGCGCGGCGAGAAATTCTCGACCAGGATGTCCGACCGCTCGACGAGTTCGAACAGCAGCTCCCGCCCCGCCGATGAGGACAGGTCAAGGGTGAGGCCTTGCTTGTTGGTGTTCGTTGCCAGGTACATGCCCGACCGCTCCCACCACTGCGGTTGATGGGCGAACGCGGCGGCCACCATTCGCGCTCCGTCAGGGCGCTGCGTCGACTCGAGGTGAATGACCTCGGCGCCCAGTGCGGCGAGAACGTGGGTCGAGGAGGGACCCGCCCACCACGCCGTCGCGTCGAGAATTCGTAGGCCCTCCAGCGGCAGGCGCGGTGCCAGGTCGGTGCCGGTGGCAATCCTGTTGTGCGCGAGCACTTTTGTCATTTCGCCGAGCGAGGGAGCAACGTCGGTCGGGGCGGGTCGTCGGCCATCGATCCGGTAGGGCGCCAACGGGTGGGTGAAGCTGCCGTCGGCATACGTGCCCCATACGCCGCGCGCCGCGAACTGAGGGTGGTTCAGCACCGTCTGGCCGTTGTTGACCGGCGAGACGGGGATCCGCAGATCGGAGGCCAACGCTACGATCTCGTCCGTGGAACGTC from the Mycobacterium lentiflavum genome contains:
- a CDS encoding CaiB/BaiF CoA transferase family protein; this translates as MNPLRGVRVVEWATEIAGPYCTKMFTDLGAEVIKIEAAAGDPFRHRGFGGRSGTEALFRFLNAGKRSVVGTLRPDLEDLIVSADVFVDSLGPGALDREALLRRAPHLVIVALSAYGMTGPYRDRPATEFTIQAESGTLALRGRPDQPPIQAGGRVFEWVLASYAAVGALSALRRAQLGGPGEIIDCSLLEACHLSAGGFADLYHELAGRPPLNVPARQVEIPSIEPTADGWVGFNTNTRQQFESFLAMIGRLDLLDDDPAWALATTRWERREEWNQIVREWTTGRSTDEIVALASDLRIPVSPVNNGQTVLNHPQFAARGVWGTYADGSFTHPLAPYRIDGRRPAPTDVAPSLGEMTKVLAHNRIATGTDLAPRLPLEGLRILDATAWWAGPSSTHVLAALGAEVIHLESTQRPDGARMVAAAFAHQPQWWERSGMYLATNTNKQGLTLDLSSSAGRELLFELVERSDILVENFSPRVFDNFAITWEAVSERNPRIVMVRMPAFGLDGPWRNNVGFAQTMEQMTGMAWVTGHEYDQPRIPRGPCDPLAGMHAAFAMLTGLRQRDETGRGCFIEVSMVESALNAAAEQVVEFTAYGNLISRLGNRSRDAAPQGLYRCAGTERWLAISVATDEQWRLLKSALGEPDWADDPSLDTHEGRVRAHDVLDKHLEQWAGSRDSSTAAELLVGCGVPAADLADARIGSMHPQLAARGFFESLDHPIAGTHHVPAIPFKYRSVDKWYRSTAPTLGQHNAVILGDVLGLDAASIAALTEGGVIGTKPAGLD